A single genomic interval of Orcinus orca chromosome 19, mOrcOrc1.1, whole genome shotgun sequence harbors:
- the GCGR gene encoding glucagon receptor isoform X1, which produces MWGAAAQRHAPHPATLPPPPPASAAGLPGERCCQSPCPTSLPAPHADTSLSPLSIHLYPQPQAPSAQVMDFLFEKWKLYGDQCLHNLSLLPPPTELVCNRTFDKYSCWPDTPPNTTANISCPWYLPWHHKVQHRLVFKRCGPDGQWVRGPRGQPWRNASQCQMDDKELEVQKEVAKMYSSFQVMYTVGYSLSLGALLLALAILLGLSKLHCTRNYIHVNLFASFVLKASSVLVIDTLLKTRYSQRIGDDFSVSVWLSDGVSSQIRPLGLRALGSRQLGGPHSCCPRGQAVAGCRVAAVFMQYGVVANYCWLLVEGVYLHSLLSFATIPERSCFPLYLGIGWGAPMLFVTPWVVVKCLFENIQSQGIRGRGATRLQGHEQAPPCRCWTSNDNMGFWWILRFPVFLAILINFFIFIRILHLLVAKLQAHQMRYTDYKFRWVWALGVGGRQAACGIPGARGSVGGGGGTRAPGGAGLVAQSLPPQAGQVHADPHPPVGGPRGGVCLCDRRACPGHPALRQALLRPLPQLLPGACPPLNQQPNPQASLGAALTSPISPGPAGGCSLLFPQQGGAVGVAAALASLA; this is translated from the exons ATGTGGGGGGCAGCTGCCCAGAGGCATGCCCCCCATCCTGCCACGctgcccccacctcctcctgcttCTGCTGCTGGCCTGCCAGGTGAGCGCTGCTGCCAGTCCCCCTGTCCCACCAGCCTGCCTGCCCCTCATGCTGACACCAGTCTGTCCCCTCTGTCCATCCATCTGTACCCCCAGCCGCAGGCCCCCTCCGCTCAGGTGATGGACTTCCTGTTTGAGAAGTGGAAGCTCTATGGCGACCAATGTCTCCACAACCTGAGCCTGCTGCCCCCCCCAACTG AGCTGGTCTGTAATAGAACCTTTGACAAATATTCCTGCTGGCCGGACACCCCTCCCAACACCACAGCCAACATCTCCTGCCCCTGGTACCTGCCCTGGCACCACAAAG TGCAGCACCGCCTCGTCTTCAAGAGGTGTGGGCCTGATGGGCAGTGGGTACGTGGGCCGCGGGGGCAGCCATGGCGAAATGCTTCCCAGTGCCAGATGGACGACAAGGAGCTTGAGGTCCAG AAGGAGGTGGCCAAGATGTACAGCAGCTTCCAGGTGATGTACACCGTGGGCTACTCCCTGTCCCTGGGGGCCCTGCTCCTGGCCCTGGCCATCCTGCTGGGCCTCAG CAAGCTGCACTGCACCCGAAACTACATCCACGTGAACCTGTTCGCGTCCTTCGTGCTCAAGGCCAGCTCTGTGCTGGTCATCGACACGCTGCTCAAGACCCGCTACAGCCAGAGGATTGGGGACGACTTCAGCGTGAGCGTCTGGCTGAGTGACGGGGTGAGCTCCCAGATCCGGCCTCTTGGCCTCCGGGCCCTGGGCAGCAGGCAGCTGGGAGGCCCGCACTCATGCTGCCCCCGCGGCCAGGCAGTGGCCGGCTGCCGGGTGGCTGCGGTGTTCATGCAGTACGGCGTCGTGGCCAACTACTGCTGGCTGCTGGTGGAGGGCGTGTACTTGCACAGCCTGCTGAGCTTCGCCACCATCCCTGAAAGGAGCTGCTTCCCCCTCTACCTGGGCATCGGCTGGG GTGCCCCCATGCTGTTCGTCACCCCCTGGGTGGTGGTCAAGTGTCTGTTTGAGAACATCCA ATCCCAAGGAATCAGGGGGCGGGGGGCTACGAGGCTGCAAGGACACGAGCAGGCCCCACCCTGCAGGTGCTGGACCAGCAATGACAACATGGGCTTCTGGTGGATCCTGCGCTTCCCCGTCTTCCTGGCCATCCTG atcAACTTCTTCATCTTCATCCGCATCCTTCACCTCCTGGTGGCCAAGCTGCAAGCCCACCAGATGCGCTATACTGACTACAAATTCCGGTGGGTGTGGGCGTTGGGAGTGGGAGGGCGCCAGGCAGCTTGCGGAATCCCGGGGGCCAGAGGGAGtgtaggtgggggtgggggcaccaGAGCCCCAGGGGGTGCTGGGCTGGTGGCTCAGTCTCTGCCCCCGCAGGCTGGCCAAGTCCACGCTGACCCTCATCCCCCTGTTGGGGGTCCACGAGGTGGTGTTTGCCTTTGTGACCGACGAGCATGCCCAGGGCACCCTGCGCTCCGCCAAGCTCTTCTTCGACCTCTTCCTCAGCTCCTTCCAGGTGCCTGCCCGCCCCTTAACCAACAgcccaacccccaggccagccTGGGTGCAGCCCTGACCTCCCCCATCTCTCCAGGGCCTGCTGGTGGCTGTTCTCTACTGTTTCCTCAACAAGGAG GTGCAGTCGGAGTTGCTGCGGCGCTGGCATCGCTGGCGTGA
- the GCGR gene encoding glucagon receptor isoform X10, which produces MWGAAAQRHAPHPATLPPPPPASAAGLPGERCCQSPCPTSLPAPHADTSLSPLSIHLYPQPQAPSAQVMDFLFEKWKLYGDQCLHNLSLLPPPTELVCNRTFDKYSCWPDTPPNTTANISCPWYLPWHHKVQHRLVFKRCGPDGQWVRGPRGQPWRNASQCQMDDKELEVQKEVAKMYSSFQVMYTVGYSLSLGALLLALAILLGLSKLHCTRNYIHVNLFASFVLKASSVLVIDTLLKTRYSQRIGDDFSVSVWLSDGVSSQIRPLGLRALGSRQLGGPHSCCPRGQAVAGCRVAAVFMQYGVVANYCWLLVEGVYLHSLLSFATIPERSCFPLYLGIGWGEWAGAQGASGLARATGPQLFSPQVPPCCSSPPGWWSSVCLRTSSTN; this is translated from the exons ATGTGGGGGGCAGCTGCCCAGAGGCATGCCCCCCATCCTGCCACGctgcccccacctcctcctgcttCTGCTGCTGGCCTGCCAGGTGAGCGCTGCTGCCAGTCCCCCTGTCCCACCAGCCTGCCTGCCCCTCATGCTGACACCAGTCTGTCCCCTCTGTCCATCCATCTGTACCCCCAGCCGCAGGCCCCCTCCGCTCAGGTGATGGACTTCCTGTTTGAGAAGTGGAAGCTCTATGGCGACCAATGTCTCCACAACCTGAGCCTGCTGCCCCCCCCAACTG AGCTGGTCTGTAATAGAACCTTTGACAAATATTCCTGCTGGCCGGACACCCCTCCCAACACCACAGCCAACATCTCCTGCCCCTGGTACCTGCCCTGGCACCACAAAG TGCAGCACCGCCTCGTCTTCAAGAGGTGTGGGCCTGATGGGCAGTGGGTACGTGGGCCGCGGGGGCAGCCATGGCGAAATGCTTCCCAGTGCCAGATGGACGACAAGGAGCTTGAGGTCCAG AAGGAGGTGGCCAAGATGTACAGCAGCTTCCAGGTGATGTACACCGTGGGCTACTCCCTGTCCCTGGGGGCCCTGCTCCTGGCCCTGGCCATCCTGCTGGGCCTCAG CAAGCTGCACTGCACCCGAAACTACATCCACGTGAACCTGTTCGCGTCCTTCGTGCTCAAGGCCAGCTCTGTGCTGGTCATCGACACGCTGCTCAAGACCCGCTACAGCCAGAGGATTGGGGACGACTTCAGCGTGAGCGTCTGGCTGAGTGACGGGGTGAGCTCCCAGATCCGGCCTCTTGGCCTCCGGGCCCTGGGCAGCAGGCAGCTGGGAGGCCCGCACTCATGCTGCCCCCGCGGCCAGGCAGTGGCCGGCTGCCGGGTGGCTGCGGTGTTCATGCAGTACGGCGTCGTGGCCAACTACTGCTGGCTGCTGGTGGAGGGCGTGTACTTGCACAGCCTGCTGAGCTTCGCCACCATCCCTGAAAGGAGCTGCTTCCCCCTCTACCTGGGCATCGGCTGGGGTGAGTGGGCCGGTGCGCAGGGGGCCAGCGGGCTGGCCAGGGCCACGGGACCACAGCTGTTCTCCCCACAGGTGCCCCCATGCTGTTCGTCACCCCCTGGGTGGTGGTCAAGTGTCTGTTTGAGAACATCCA GCACTAATTAG
- the GCGR gene encoding glucagon receptor isoform X6 has protein sequence MPPILPRCPHLLLLLLLACQPQAPSAQVMDFLFEKWKLYGDQCLHNLSLLPPPTELVCNRTFDKYSCWPDTPPNTTANISCPWYLPWHHKVQHRLVFKRCGPDGQWVRGPRGQPWRNASQCQMDDKELEVQKEVAKMYSSFQVMYTVGYSLSLGALLLALAILLGLSKLHCTRNYIHVNLFASFVLKASSVLVIDTLLKTRYSQRIGDDFSVSVWLSDGVSSQIRPLGLRALGSRQLGGPHSCCPRGQAVAGCRVAAVFMQYGVVANYCWLLVEGVYLHSLLSFATIPERSCFPLYLGIGWGAPMLFVTPWVVVKCLFENIQSQGIRGRGATRLQGHEQAPPCRCWTSNDNMGFWWILRFPVFLAILINFFIFIRILHLLVAKLQAHQMRYTDYKFRWVWALGVGGRQAACGIPGARGSVGGGGGTRAPGGAGLVAQSLPPQAGQVHADPHPPVGGPRGGVCLCDRRACPGHPALRQALLRPLPQLLPGACPPLNQQPNPQASLGAALTSPISPGPAGGCSLLFPQQGGAVGVAAALASLA, from the exons ATGCCCCCCATCCTGCCACGctgcccccacctcctcctgcttCTGCTGCTGGCCTGCCAG CCGCAGGCCCCCTCCGCTCAGGTGATGGACTTCCTGTTTGAGAAGTGGAAGCTCTATGGCGACCAATGTCTCCACAACCTGAGCCTGCTGCCCCCCCCAACTG AGCTGGTCTGTAATAGAACCTTTGACAAATATTCCTGCTGGCCGGACACCCCTCCCAACACCACAGCCAACATCTCCTGCCCCTGGTACCTGCCCTGGCACCACAAAG TGCAGCACCGCCTCGTCTTCAAGAGGTGTGGGCCTGATGGGCAGTGGGTACGTGGGCCGCGGGGGCAGCCATGGCGAAATGCTTCCCAGTGCCAGATGGACGACAAGGAGCTTGAGGTCCAG AAGGAGGTGGCCAAGATGTACAGCAGCTTCCAGGTGATGTACACCGTGGGCTACTCCCTGTCCCTGGGGGCCCTGCTCCTGGCCCTGGCCATCCTGCTGGGCCTCAG CAAGCTGCACTGCACCCGAAACTACATCCACGTGAACCTGTTCGCGTCCTTCGTGCTCAAGGCCAGCTCTGTGCTGGTCATCGACACGCTGCTCAAGACCCGCTACAGCCAGAGGATTGGGGACGACTTCAGCGTGAGCGTCTGGCTGAGTGACGGGGTGAGCTCCCAGATCCGGCCTCTTGGCCTCCGGGCCCTGGGCAGCAGGCAGCTGGGAGGCCCGCACTCATGCTGCCCCCGCGGCCAGGCAGTGGCCGGCTGCCGGGTGGCTGCGGTGTTCATGCAGTACGGCGTCGTGGCCAACTACTGCTGGCTGCTGGTGGAGGGCGTGTACTTGCACAGCCTGCTGAGCTTCGCCACCATCCCTGAAAGGAGCTGCTTCCCCCTCTACCTGGGCATCGGCTGGG GTGCCCCCATGCTGTTCGTCACCCCCTGGGTGGTGGTCAAGTGTCTGTTTGAGAACATCCA ATCCCAAGGAATCAGGGGGCGGGGGGCTACGAGGCTGCAAGGACACGAGCAGGCCCCACCCTGCAGGTGCTGGACCAGCAATGACAACATGGGCTTCTGGTGGATCCTGCGCTTCCCCGTCTTCCTGGCCATCCTG atcAACTTCTTCATCTTCATCCGCATCCTTCACCTCCTGGTGGCCAAGCTGCAAGCCCACCAGATGCGCTATACTGACTACAAATTCCGGTGGGTGTGGGCGTTGGGAGTGGGAGGGCGCCAGGCAGCTTGCGGAATCCCGGGGGCCAGAGGGAGtgtaggtgggggtgggggcaccaGAGCCCCAGGGGGTGCTGGGCTGGTGGCTCAGTCTCTGCCCCCGCAGGCTGGCCAAGTCCACGCTGACCCTCATCCCCCTGTTGGGGGTCCACGAGGTGGTGTTTGCCTTTGTGACCGACGAGCATGCCCAGGGCACCCTGCGCTCCGCCAAGCTCTTCTTCGACCTCTTCCTCAGCTCCTTCCAGGTGCCTGCCCGCCCCTTAACCAACAgcccaacccccaggccagccTGGGTGCAGCCCTGACCTCCCCCATCTCTCCAGGGCCTGCTGGTGGCTGTTCTCTACTGTTTCCTCAACAAGGAG GTGCAGTCGGAGTTGCTGCGGCGCTGGCATCGCTGGCGTGA
- the GCGR gene encoding glucagon receptor isoform X8, translating to MPPILPRCPHLLLLLLLACQPQAPSAQVMDFLFEKWKLYGDQCLHNLSLLPPPTELVCNRTFDKYSCWPDTPPNTTANISCPWYLPWHHKVQHRLVFKRCGPDGQWVRGPRGQPWRNASQCQMDDKELEVQKEVAKMYSSFQVMYTVGYSLSLGALLLALAILLGLSKLHCTRNYIHVNLFASFVLKASSVLVIDTLLKTRYSQRIGDDFSVSVWLSDGAVAGCRVAAVFMQYGVVANYCWLLVEGVYLHSLLSFATIPERSCFPLYLGIGWGAPMLFVTPWVVVKCLFENIQCWTSNDNMGFWWILRFPVFLAILINFFIFIRILHLLVAKLQAHQMRYTDYKFRLAKSTLTLIPLLGVHEVVFAFVTDEHAQGTLRSAKLFFDLFLSSFQGLLVAVLYCFLNKEVQSELLRRWHRWREGKALQEECHVGSHTARPTGGPPSEKLLLSRGSGSNRTSQDPSTETHLAGGLPGLAENPF from the exons ATGCCCCCCATCCTGCCACGctgcccccacctcctcctgcttCTGCTGCTGGCCTGCCAG CCGCAGGCCCCCTCCGCTCAGGTGATGGACTTCCTGTTTGAGAAGTGGAAGCTCTATGGCGACCAATGTCTCCACAACCTGAGCCTGCTGCCCCCCCCAACTG AGCTGGTCTGTAATAGAACCTTTGACAAATATTCCTGCTGGCCGGACACCCCTCCCAACACCACAGCCAACATCTCCTGCCCCTGGTACCTGCCCTGGCACCACAAAG TGCAGCACCGCCTCGTCTTCAAGAGGTGTGGGCCTGATGGGCAGTGGGTACGTGGGCCGCGGGGGCAGCCATGGCGAAATGCTTCCCAGTGCCAGATGGACGACAAGGAGCTTGAGGTCCAG AAGGAGGTGGCCAAGATGTACAGCAGCTTCCAGGTGATGTACACCGTGGGCTACTCCCTGTCCCTGGGGGCCCTGCTCCTGGCCCTGGCCATCCTGCTGGGCCTCAG CAAGCTGCACTGCACCCGAAACTACATCCACGTGAACCTGTTCGCGTCCTTCGTGCTCAAGGCCAGCTCTGTGCTGGTCATCGACACGCTGCTCAAGACCCGCTACAGCCAGAGGATTGGGGACGACTTCAGCGTGAGCGTCTGGCTGAGTGACGGG GCAGTGGCCGGCTGCCGGGTGGCTGCGGTGTTCATGCAGTACGGCGTCGTGGCCAACTACTGCTGGCTGCTGGTGGAGGGCGTGTACTTGCACAGCCTGCTGAGCTTCGCCACCATCCCTGAAAGGAGCTGCTTCCCCCTCTACCTGGGCATCGGCTGGG GTGCCCCCATGCTGTTCGTCACCCCCTGGGTGGTGGTCAAGTGTCTGTTTGAGAACATCCA GTGCTGGACCAGCAATGACAACATGGGCTTCTGGTGGATCCTGCGCTTCCCCGTCTTCCTGGCCATCCTG atcAACTTCTTCATCTTCATCCGCATCCTTCACCTCCTGGTGGCCAAGCTGCAAGCCCACCAGATGCGCTATACTGACTACAAATTCCG GCTGGCCAAGTCCACGCTGACCCTCATCCCCCTGTTGGGGGTCCACGAGGTGGTGTTTGCCTTTGTGACCGACGAGCATGCCCAGGGCACCCTGCGCTCCGCCAAGCTCTTCTTCGACCTCTTCCTCAGCTCCTTCCAG GGCCTGCTGGTGGCTGTTCTCTACTGTTTCCTCAACAAGGAG GTGCAGTCGGAGTTGCTGCGGCGCTGGCATCGCTGGCGTGAGGGCAAAGCACTGCAGGAGGAGTGCCATGTCGGCAGCCACACGGCCAGGCCCACTGGTGGCCCCCCCAGTGAGAAGCTGCTGCTCTCAAGGGGCAGTGGCAGCAACAGGACTAGCCAGGACCCCTCTACGGAGACCCACTTGGCTGGCGGCCTCCCTGGATTGGCTGAGAACCCCTTCTGA